From the genome of Streptomyces sp. NBC_01304:
GCCGGCCCGGTCCGGTGGGGCGAAGCCGAGGGGGGCCGGCCGCCCGGCGGGCTCCGGGGCCTGCCGCGCCCCGAGGTTGGACGTGAGGATGACGACCGACTCGGTGAAGGAGACGCGCCGGCCCCGGGAGTCGGTCAACTGCCCCTCGTCGAAGATCTGCAGAAAGAGGTCCAGGACCTCCGGATGCGCCTTCTCCACCTCGTCGAAGAGCACCACGCTGTGCGGATGGTCCCGCAGCGGCCCGCTGAGCTGACCCTCGCGGTCGTGCCCGAGGTAGCCGGGCGGCGCGCCGAGCAGCCGGGACAGCGAGTGGCGTTCCTTGTACTCGGACATGTCGATACGGATCAGCCGTCGCTCGTCGTCGAAGAGGAACTCCGCGAGCGCCTTGGCCAGTTCGGTCTTTCCGGTGCCGGTCGGCCCGGCGAACAGGAACACCCCGACGGGCCGGCGCGGGTCGCCGAGCCCGCTCCGCGCGGTGCGCACCGCGTCGGCGACGACCTCCACGGCGTGGTCCTGGCCGATGACCCGCTGCCGCAGCCGCTCCTCCATGCCGAGCAGTCGCTGTGCCTCGCCCGCCGCGATCCGCTCGATCGGCAGCCGGGCCCGGGCGGCGACGGCCGCGGCGATGTCGGAGTGCCGCACCCGGACGGCGGCGCGCAGCACCGGGCCGGGGCTGAGCGTCGCGATGCGGGCTGCCGCGCACGCCTGGTCGAGCATGTCGATCGCCTTGTCGGGCAGCCGGAGTTCGGGCAGATGCCGTACGGCCAGATCGACGGCCGCGGCCGGCACGTCCGCGTCGATCTCCACTCCGTGGTGTGCGGCCATCGCCTCGCGCAGCCGCTCCAGGATCGCCACCGCCTCGTCCCGGGACGGCTCGTCGACCCAGATCACCTCGAAGCGGCGCTGCAGGGCCGGGTCCGACTCGATGTCGCGTCGGTACTCGCCCGGTGTCGTCGCCCCGATGCATCTCAAGTCGCCCCGGGCCAGGGCGGGTTTGAGGATGTTCGCGGCGTCACTGGCGCCCTTGCCGCCGGCGCCGAGCACGGTGTGCAGCTCGTCGATGAACACGATCAGCTCCGGCGCCCGGCGTGCCTCGGCGAGCACCTCCTCCAGGCGCTCCTCGAACTCTCCCCGGTACTTCGCCCCGGCGAGCAGTGCCGCCATGGACAGCTCCACCACCCGGGCCCCGGCCAGCTCGGCGGGTGCCCCCGGCTCGGTCAGACGCGCGGCCAGGCCCTCCACGATGTTGGTCTTGCCGACTCCGGCGTGCCCGACGAGGACCGCGTTGGCCTTGCGGCGGCGGACCAGGACGCGGGCCAGGGTGCGCAACTCCTCGCGGCGGCCGACCAGTTCGGGCAGCTTGCCGGCGCGGGCGAGCCGGGTCAGGTCGCGGCCGTACTTGTCGAGGGCGGGGGTCGGTAGCGGCTCCGGACCGGGTGGGGCGGCGGGCTGCCGTGGGGCCGGGCCCGGCTCCGAGGGGGGTGCTTCGTGGTGACGTACGCCCGATGCGTGGGGGCGTACGCCCGGATCCGGACGCTCCTTCTGAGGAGGAGCGGAGGGGAAGAACGCGGCGCCGGGATCCTCGACGCCCAGCTCGCGCAGCACCTGTGCCGCCGTGGGAAGCGGCAGTTCGAGGATCGCGCGCAGCAGATCGACCGCCCCCGTCGGACCGTTCGCGGCCAGCTCCTCGGCCCGGGTGAACGCCCGCCGCGCCGCCCGGCTCCGCTGCGGCACGGCGGCCGGGGCGGGTGCGGCCGGCGTGCCGTCGGCCGCGAGGGCGGCGCGCAGCCGGCGGCGGAAGACCACCGGGTCCACCTTGGCCAGGGCGAAGCGGCGCCGCAGGGCCTTGACGTTCGCCCGGACCGCGTCGCGGCGCGTCGGGCTCAGGCTGCTGGTGCCGAGCACCTCGGCGAGGTCGTCGCGGCACAGCTTGGCCAGGCCGAGCAGCAGGTGTTCGGGCTCGACCCGGTCCGCACGCCCGGCGCGTGCCTCGAGCCGGGCCAGGCCCAGGGCGAGCGCCACGCTGTCGGTGTACGGCTTCCTCACGTGCGCCCCCGCTCCCCGCTGCCGCCCCGATCGCTGTGGCGTCCAGTGTGCCGCCGGTGAAGCGGAAATGGATCAACTCTCCGGAAGAATTCGCCACTTGTGCGCGGGCGCGTCACCGGCCTCGACGCGGGGCGCCGCAGCCACGCGACGACGGCCGCGAACCTCGCCGCCTCGGCCTCGTGTACAGGGCGGCCGCGAGCCCGTCGAAGCTGCCGAAGTGGTGGCACAGGCTGCCCGGGCTGACGCCGCTCGCTGCAGGTGGCCTCGCCGCGCTGCTGCTCGGGGGACGGGTGAAACGGGGCCCGTGCCCGCCCCCGTGTTAGCCTCACACGTTTGCACGGTCGTGATTGCTGGGGATTCCGCACGTCCGGTTCGCTACGTTCCCCATGCGGAAGGCGCTCCATGGACAACCCCCCGGTCAACTCCCCGGTCACTTCCCCGAACCCGGTCGACTCCTTCGCCGACCTGGACCTCCCGTCCGAGGTGCTGCAGAAGCTCACCGAACTCGGCGTGACCAAGCCCTTCCCGATCCAGGCGGCCACCCTGCCCAGCGCCCTCGCGGGCCGCGACGTCCTGGGCCGCGGACGCACCGGCTCGGGCAAGACGCTCGCCTTCGGCCTCGCACTCCTGACTCGCACCGCGGGCCGGCGGGCGGAGGCCAAGCAGCCGCTCGCCCTGGTCCTGGTGCCCACCCGCGAGCTGGCCCAGCAGGTCACCGAGGCGCTCACCCCGTACGCCGAAGCCCTGCGGCTGCGGATGGCCACGGTCGTCGGCGGCATCTCGATCGGCCGGCAGGTCGCGGCGCTGCGCGACGGCGCCGAGGTCGTCGTGGCCACGCCCGGCCGGCTGCACGACCTCATCGAGCGCAAGGCCTGCAAGCTTGGCCGGGTGCGGATCACGGTCCTCGACGAGGCCGACCAGATGTGCGACATGGGCTTCCTGCCGCAGGTCACCGAGGCGCTCGACCAGGTGCACCCCGACGGCCAGCGCATGCTGTTCTCGGCCACCCTGGACCGCGACGTCGACTCCCTGGTCAGCCAGTACCTGCACGACCCGACCGTGCACGAGGTCGACCCGTCCGCGGGCGCCGTCACGACGATGGAACACCACGTCCTGGTCGTCCACGGCCCCGACCGGTACGCGGTGACCACGGAGATCGCCGCGCGCGACGGCCGCGTACTCCTTTTCCTGGACACCAAGCACTCGGTCGACCTGCTCACCAAGCATCTGCGCGCCCACGGGGTGCACGCCTCGGCCCTGCACAGCGGCAAGTCCCAGCCGCAGCGCAGCAAGACCCTCAGCCAGTTCAAGAACGGCCAGATCACCGCTCTGGTCGCGACCAATGTCGCGGCCCGCGGCCTGCACGTCGACGACCTCGACCTCGTGGTCAACGTCGACCCGCCCACCGACCCCAAGGACTATCTGCACCGCGCCGGCCGCACCGCCCGGGCCGGTGAGTCCGGCCGCGTCGTCACGCTGGTGCTGTCCGGGCAACGCC
Proteins encoded in this window:
- a CDS encoding ATP-dependent Clp protease ATP-binding subunit, whose amino-acid sequence is MRKPYTDSVALALGLARLEARAGRADRVEPEHLLLGLAKLCRDDLAEVLGTSSLSPTRRDAVRANVKALRRRFALAKVDPVVFRRRLRAALAADGTPAAPAPAAVPQRSRAARRAFTRAEELAANGPTGAVDLLRAILELPLPTAAQVLRELGVEDPGAAFFPSAPPQKERPDPGVRPHASGVRHHEAPPSEPGPAPRQPAAPPGPEPLPTPALDKYGRDLTRLARAGKLPELVGRREELRTLARVLVRRRKANAVLVGHAGVGKTNIVEGLAARLTEPGAPAELAGARVVELSMAALLAGAKYRGEFEERLEEVLAEARRAPELIVFIDELHTVLGAGGKGASDAANILKPALARGDLRCIGATTPGEYRRDIESDPALQRRFEVIWVDEPSRDEAVAILERLREAMAAHHGVEIDADVPAAAVDLAVRHLPELRLPDKAIDMLDQACAAARIATLSPGPVLRAAVRVRHSDIAAAVAARARLPIERIAAGEAQRLLGMEERLRQRVIGQDHAVEVVADAVRTARSGLGDPRRPVGVFLFAGPTGTGKTELAKALAEFLFDDERRLIRIDMSEYKERHSLSRLLGAPPGYLGHDREGQLSGPLRDHPHSVVLFDEVEKAHPEVLDLFLQIFDEGQLTDSRGRRVSFTESVVILTSNLGARQAPEPAGRPAPLGFAPPDRAGSPSASDPSNAADRIHAALARELRPELLGRIGQIVVFEPLDGAALRRILDKLLDGVRARLVDRALSLEPTEAAYDLLLSGAVGARSGVRALEQAVEQQLVRPLGRALLAGRFADGTTVRVDAMDGALDFSGSDAVSAIRPQP
- a CDS encoding DEAD/DEAH box helicase gives rise to the protein MDNPPVNSPVTSPNPVDSFADLDLPSEVLQKLTELGVTKPFPIQAATLPSALAGRDVLGRGRTGSGKTLAFGLALLTRTAGRRAEAKQPLALVLVPTRELAQQVTEALTPYAEALRLRMATVVGGISIGRQVAALRDGAEVVVATPGRLHDLIERKACKLGRVRITVLDEADQMCDMGFLPQVTEALDQVHPDGQRMLFSATLDRDVDSLVSQYLHDPTVHEVDPSAGAVTTMEHHVLVVHGPDRYAVTTEIAARDGRVLLFLDTKHSVDLLTKHLRAHGVHASALHSGKSQPQRSKTLSQFKNGQITALVATNVAARGLHVDDLDLVVNVDPPTDPKDYLHRAGRTARAGESGRVVTLVLSGQRREMTTVLAEAGIEATTTKVRSGEAELSRITGAKAPSGKPLDSAAAPKPKNTNLPFRGLGTSKDATRGTGGSGGGSGGTGGKGGGKSRKSGEARKLAEARKAAQVRRGGGR